One Oceanotoga teriensis genomic window carries:
- a CDS encoding ATP-grasp domain-containing protein — MKLGILKEFSGYESNYIKACEDLKVDYEIIDIISNDWIDNILKSNCDGFLVRPSFAKDVWKRMYDEKLYFISHVLKKPIYPDYYSLFIYENKKNMAYFLKLNDIPHPKTWIFYDKEEALNFVEKYDKYPLVFKPNIGSGALGIKFMNKNQAKKIINKIFTKWKFFNFGYTKWYKTRFKLSYPIMDDKQYNFVIFQEKLDVKWEWRIIRIGESFFGHQKLAKGKFHSGSGKVGWVKPPEELLNLVKRITDENGFRSMDIDIFETLDNKFYVNELQAIFGSYDNSQMYIDGKPGRYLFKDGEWIFEEGYFNQNGSFNLRVEDFLKILNNQ, encoded by the coding sequence TTGAAATTAGGGATTTTAAAGGAATTTTCTGGTTATGAGAGTAATTATATTAAAGCTTGTGAAGATTTAAAAGTTGATTATGAAATTATAGATATAATTTCAAATGATTGGATTGATAATATTTTAAAAAGTAATTGTGATGGTTTTTTAGTTAGACCATCTTTTGCTAAAGATGTTTGGAAAAGGATGTATGATGAAAAACTTTATTTTATATCTCATGTTTTAAAAAAACCTATTTATCCGGATTATTATTCTTTGTTTATATATGAAAATAAAAAAAACATGGCTTATTTTTTAAAATTGAATGATATTCCTCATCCAAAAACTTGGATTTTTTATGATAAAGAAGAGGCTTTAAATTTTGTAGAAAAATATGATAAATATCCTTTAGTTTTTAAACCTAATATAGGTAGTGGAGCTTTAGGAATTAAATTTATGAATAAAAATCAAGCGAAAAAAATTATTAATAAAATATTTACAAAATGGAAGTTTTTTAATTTTGGATATACTAAATGGTATAAAACGAGATTTAAATTAAGTTATCCAATTATGGATGATAAACAGTATAACTTTGTAATATTTCAAGAAAAGCTCGATGTTAAATGGGAGTGGAGAATTATAAGAATAGGAGAGTCTTTTTTTGGCCATCAAAAATTAGCGAAAGGTAAGTTTCATTCTGGTAGTGGTAAAGTGGGTTGGGTTAAACCACCAGAAGAGTTATTAAATCTTGTAAAAAGAATTACAGATGAGAATGGTTTTAGATCTATGGATATAGATATTTTTGAAACTTTAGATAATAAATTTTATGTTAATGAACTTCAAGCTATATTTGGCTCTTATGATAATTCACAAATGTATATAGATGGAAAACCCGGAAGATATCTTTTCAAAGATGGTGAATGGATTTTTGAAGAAGGATATTTCAATCAAAATGGTAGTTTTAATTTAAGAGTTGAAGATTTTTTGAAGATTTTAAATAATCAATAA
- a CDS encoding glycosyltransferase, with the protein MKIIFVFPGSFNDIFFKNEIEVLKKYFDKVIVISYHGDESKFKAISKKYDMEYYNSKKYSFLNIFKFDFWRWIFSKEVFKEIKNNCSFSMTGIKRFIYIIYYGLFYLDTKEFVYKNMKKFVDDDIYLYSFWLTRGAYCISNFSKFKKDFNIIKIVSRAHGYDLYTERNSMNYLPFRDFIDKNLDEIHFISEFGLDYYNNKITEDKRSKNFVTRLGSFNYNNIRKKICHKERICIVSCSFINYNKRLDLIIDFLSTVSFDFDWIHIGDGNLRDKMENYAKIKLPENSFKFLGFVENTKILEFYSKYDADFFINMSDSEGIPVTIMEAMSFGIPVIARDVGGISEIVNFDNGFLLREPFNKKIYEEISNFIFNRFSNLEFYNNLCENSRKTWQLKYDLSKNNELFFKNFFE; encoded by the coding sequence ATGAAAATAATATTTGTTTTTCCAGGTAGTTTTAATGATATTTTTTTTAAAAACGAAATAGAGGTTTTAAAAAAATATTTTGATAAGGTTATAGTGATCTCTTATCATGGCGATGAGAGTAAATTTAAAGCTATATCTAAAAAATATGATATGGAATATTATAATTCAAAGAAGTATTCTTTTTTGAATATTTTTAAATTTGATTTTTGGAGATGGATATTTTCTAAAGAAGTTTTTAAAGAGATAAAAAATAATTGTAGTTTTAGTATGACAGGAATTAAAAGATTTATTTATATTATTTATTATGGTCTTTTTTATTTAGATACAAAAGAATTTGTTTATAAAAACATGAAAAAATTTGTTGATGATGATATCTATTTATATTCTTTTTGGCTTACGAGAGGTGCTTATTGTATTTCTAACTTTTCTAAGTTTAAAAAAGATTTTAATATCATCAAAATTGTTTCAAGAGCTCATGGATATGATTTGTATACAGAAAGAAATTCTATGAATTATTTACCTTTTAGAGATTTTATAGATAAAAATTTGGATGAGATTCATTTTATTTCTGAATTTGGATTAGATTATTATAATAATAAAATAACTGAGGATAAAAGGTCTAAAAATTTTGTCACAAGGTTGGGATCTTTTAATTATAATAATATAAGGAAAAAAATATGTCATAAAGAGAGAATTTGTATAGTTTCTTGTTCTTTTATAAATTATAATAAAAGATTGGATCTTATAATTGATTTTTTATCGACGGTGTCTTTTGATTTTGATTGGATTCATATTGGAGATGGAAATTTAAGAGATAAAATGGAAAATTATGCAAAAATTAAACTTCCTGAAAATAGTTTTAAATTTTTAGGGTTTGTAGAGAATACTAAAATTTTAGAATTTTATTCAAAATATGATGCAGATTTTTTTATAAATATGAGTGATTCTGAAGGAATACCTGTTACTATTATGGAAGCTATGTCTTTTGGAATACCTGTTATAGCAAGAGATGTGGGTGGGATAAGTGAAATAGTTAATTTTGATAATGGTTTTTTGTTGAGAGAACCCTTTAATAAAAAAATTTATGAAGAGATTTCTAATTTCATCTTTAATAGATTTAGTAATTTAGAGTTTTATAATAATTTATGTGAAAATAGTAGAAAAACTTGGCAATTAAAATATGATCTGAGTAAAAATAATGAATTATTTTTTAAAAATTTTTTTGAATGA
- the kwaA gene encoding anti-phage protein KwaA: MKFSKKINYFYKIGFYFLSLDILFGIFFVLNCFDKDMNIKSLDSIFNLYGIILIIFMLIGLFTFYLFKKMLVKRNLSVELKKVESINFEYMSFFYTYIMPLIFVNFGDKRNYLITFILLFFIGVIYIRTNLYYSNPILAIYGFKIYRVEYESKNKVQKKILISKDDLHVDDHIVYQLLSDDIIYGGKNR; this comes from the coding sequence ATGAAATTTTCAAAAAAGATTAATTATTTTTATAAAATAGGGTTTTATTTTTTATCTCTTGATATTTTATTCGGTATATTTTTTGTTTTGAATTGCTTTGATAAAGATATGAATATAAAAAGTCTTGATTCAATTTTTAATTTATATGGAATTATTTTGATTATTTTCATGCTTATTGGGCTTTTTACTTTTTATCTTTTTAAAAAGATGTTAGTTAAGAGAAATCTTTCAGTGGAGTTAAAAAAAGTTGAGAGTATTAATTTTGAGTATATGTCATTTTTTTATACTTATATTATGCCATTGATATTTGTAAATTTTGGAGATAAAAGAAATTATTTAATAACTTTTATTTTATTATTTTTTATAGGTGTTATTTATATTAGAACTAATCTTTATTATTCTAATCCCATTTTGGCTATTTATGGTTTTAAGATTTATAGGGTTGAATATGAGAGTAAGAATAAAGTTCAAAAAAAGATATTGATATCTAAAGATGATCTTCATGTAGATGACCATATAGTTTATCAACTTTTGAGTGATGATATTATATATGGGGGGAAAAATAGATGA
- a CDS encoding flippase, producing the protein MSIFREAGRTFLVKILGYFLGFLNSFIFARILGPSDFGVYSIANTIISFVTIFSLMGLNSGIIRFVGEWYGKDDFNKVSSFYSESIKISVFISIIASFLFYILRVPISNVFEFENLEYIIIIAFAIPFMTIFQVNGGLLRGVKKPSVFFFYEEILLRIVKLVIFFVLIYFLNPLNSLFAAMFLAILFVFLFSSFRVFKLIPNLKFIFKSNKKDSKELFKYSSYLMFVRFTEFMMGYVNTIIIGVFLNSESAGIYSISQILSGVLIFIYVSFNSIFVSNVADLFNNNKRLELEKLYSDITKIIIFLSLPLVIMMIVYSKSVLNIFGEEYVIGFKTLIILSLAQFVSISVGPNESLLSMSGNQKYSLINGIVIAVLNIFLNILLIPKYGIIGSAIGAGVSLIIVNILKYLEVYFILKINPYNKSYLKLFPISLIIFFFNFYIDRNFSTNLLYLIILGFVNYGILFLVYFLFSTKDEKNIIRKYFKK; encoded by the coding sequence ATGTCTATTTTTAGAGAAGCAGGTAGAACTTTTTTAGTTAAAATACTCGGATATTTTTTAGGTTTTTTGAATTCTTTTATATTTGCAAGAATTTTAGGACCTTCAGATTTTGGCGTTTACTCTATTGCAAATACTATTATATCTTTTGTTACTATTTTTAGTCTCATGGGTTTGAATAGTGGTATTATAAGATTTGTGGGAGAGTGGTATGGTAAAGATGATTTTAATAAAGTTAGTTCTTTTTACTCTGAATCCATTAAAATAAGTGTTTTCATAAGTATAATAGCAAGTTTTTTGTTTTATATTTTAAGAGTTCCAATATCGAATGTATTTGAATTTGAGAATTTAGAATATATTATTATAATAGCATTTGCAATACCTTTTATGACTATTTTTCAAGTGAATGGCGGATTATTAAGAGGTGTAAAGAAACCTTCGGTTTTCTTTTTTTATGAAGAAATTCTTTTAAGAATTGTTAAACTCGTGATATTTTTTGTTTTGATATATTTTTTAAATCCTTTAAATAGTCTTTTTGCAGCTATGTTTTTGGCAATTTTATTTGTCTTTTTATTCAGTTCTTTTAGAGTTTTTAAATTAATTCCAAATTTAAAGTTTATTTTTAAATCGAATAAAAAAGATTCTAAAGAATTGTTTAAATATTCTTCTTATCTCATGTTTGTAAGATTTACAGAGTTTATGATGGGATATGTTAATACTATAATTATAGGAGTTTTTCTAAATTCTGAAAGTGCTGGAATTTACTCTATTTCACAGATTTTATCTGGAGTTTTGATATTTATTTATGTTTCTTTTAATTCTATTTTTGTTTCGAATGTAGCTGATTTATTTAATAATAATAAGAGATTAGAACTGGAAAAACTTTATTCTGATATTACAAAAATAATTATATTTTTGAGTTTGCCTCTTGTTATTATGATGATTGTTTATTCAAAAAGTGTTTTAAATATTTTTGGAGAAGAATATGTTATTGGTTTTAAAACTCTTATAATTTTATCCTTGGCTCAATTTGTATCTATTTCTGTTGGACCAAATGAATCTTTGCTCTCTATGTCGGGAAATCAAAAGTATTCATTAATAAATGGTATAGTTATAGCTGTTTTAAATATATTTTTGAATATTTTATTGATTCCAAAATACGGAATAATAGGATCAGCTATTGGAGCAGGAGTTTCTCTTATTATAGTTAATATTTTAAAATATTTAGAAGTTTATTTTATACTTAAAATAAATCCGTATAATAAGAGTTATTTGAAACTTTTTCCAATTTCTTTAATAATTTTCTTTTTTAATTTTTATATAGATAGAAATTTTTCTACAAATTTATTATATTTAATAATTTTGGGATTTGTTAATTATGGAATATTATTTTTAGTTTATTTTTTATTTTCAACAAAAGATGAAAAGAATATAATTAGAAAATATTTTAAAAAATAA
- the kwaB gene encoding anti-phage protein KwaB — translation MIESGLEKIKRILKKPKGINSVNLYFFLKSSKVLKRIDLIDNSLQSLAHNVCEDSLKIFKDSQNIVNISSFENTKNAIFKYDLDYTDKLASFLDLIRNISLYEEDFFDIKDDDFKDVGFYIFKFGSEKENFYSVRKSYAINVYGNDKRFIIFPDSNRFRKIDKNLFNVDTKVDFFMVDDELYFINLKILESYFGFDAIIKENAKKSMDKIKKLDILVEDAPLRKRIEEGDLTFSRKLSKINVDSPVFEVKKREIIKFSKNNDFLKGEFDYDEEDKILLSTKKSQDLFVKLLNDNFVKSELTKVNYDAEGKEIKRDDK, via the coding sequence ATGATCGAATCTGGATTAGAAAAGATTAAAAGAATATTGAAAAAACCTAAAGGTATTAATTCTGTTAATTTATACTTTTTTTTGAAAAGTAGTAAAGTTCTTAAAAGAATTGATTTGATAGATAACAGTTTACAATCTTTGGCTCATAATGTTTGTGAGGATAGTTTGAAAATTTTTAAGGATAGTCAGAATATTGTTAATATAAGTTCTTTTGAAAATACTAAAAATGCTATTTTTAAGTATGATCTTGATTATACAGATAAACTTGCTTCTTTTTTGGATTTGATTAGGAATATAAGTCTTTATGAAGAAGATTTTTTTGATATTAAAGATGATGATTTTAAAGATGTTGGATTTTATATTTTTAAGTTTGGTAGTGAGAAAGAAAATTTTTATTCTGTCAGAAAAAGTTATGCAATTAATGTTTATGGAAATGATAAAAGGTTTATTATTTTTCCCGATTCAAATAGATTTAGAAAGATAGATAAGAACCTTTTTAATGTTGATACTAAGGTTGATTTTTTTATGGTTGATGATGAGTTATATTTTATTAATTTAAAAATTCTTGAATCTTATTTCGGTTTTGATGCTATTATTAAAGAGAATGCCAAGAAGTCTATGGATAAAATAAAAAAACTTGATATATTGGTTGAAGATGCTCCACTCAGGAAGAGAATTGAAGAGGGAGATTTAACTTTTTCAAGAAAATTATCAAAAATAAATGTGGATTCTCCAGTTTTTGAGGTCAAGAAAAGAGAAATAATAAAGTTTTCAAAGAATAATGATTTTTTGAAAGGAGAATTTGATTATGATGAAGAGGATAAGATTTTATTGAGTACTAAAAAATCACAAGATTTGTTTGTTAAATTATTAAATGATAATTTTGTCAAATCTGAACTTACAAAAGTAAATTATGATGCTGAGGGAAAAGAAATTAAAAGAGATGATAAGTAA
- a CDS encoding ABC transporter substrate-binding protein: MKKSIILITLILMMSITTFSKTKIVFWTAPNPNQEVFWKEMVERYNSQSKDIEIQWSTIPAAGSSEESILTAIASGRAPDISTNIFSGFAAQLSELEILVPLSDMEGFDQLIKNRKMENIIKTWEYNKKSYIIPLYSNSVLMWWRKDILKEFGWETPPRTYSDIYKLSKQIQEKGKNNYSIRVIQGRNWNDRWFDYITYFYAATQGQSYLDLNKYRANISGEQAKEIAKFIETMFQNKWTAVDLGEAAFYRGYIAGSLKGPWEIAYAKNQFPKIFEQIILSTPPVPDNYPKDKPVYTFADSKGLVIFETSKHKKEAWDFVK; this comes from the coding sequence ATGAAAAAAAGTATCATTCTTATAACACTCATTTTAATGATGAGCATAACAACATTTTCAAAAACCAAAATAGTATTTTGGACAGCTCCAAATCCCAATCAAGAAGTATTTTGGAAAGAAATGGTTGAAAGATATAATTCACAAAGCAAAGATATAGAAATTCAATGGAGTACAATACCTGCCGCTGGAAGTTCTGAAGAATCCATACTAACAGCAATTGCTTCTGGAAGGGCTCCTGACATATCCACAAATATATTTTCAGGTTTTGCAGCTCAATTATCAGAACTCGAAATACTCGTACCTCTAAGTGATATGGAAGGATTTGATCAATTAATAAAAAACAGAAAAATGGAAAATATAATAAAAACATGGGAATATAATAAAAAATCATATATAATACCCCTTTATTCAAATTCAGTACTAATGTGGTGGAGAAAAGATATATTAAAAGAATTTGGTTGGGAAACACCGCCAAGAACATATTCAGACATATATAAACTCTCAAAACAAATTCAAGAAAAAGGCAAAAACAACTATTCAATAAGAGTAATTCAAGGTAGAAATTGGAATGATAGATGGTTTGATTATATAACATATTTTTATGCTGCAACACAGGGACAATCTTATCTTGATTTAAACAAATATAGAGCCAACATATCTGGAGAACAAGCAAAAGAAATAGCAAAATTCATAGAAACAATGTTCCAAAACAAATGGACAGCCGTCGATCTTGGTGAAGCCGCCTTTTATAGAGGTTACATTGCAGGAAGTCTTAAAGGACCTTGGGAAATAGCTTATGCAAAAAATCAATTCCCAAAAATATTCGAACAAATAATATTATCTACACCACCTGTACCAGACAACTATCCAAAAGATAAACCAGTATACACATTTGCCGATTCTAAAGGATTAGTAATATTTGAAACGAGCAAACACAAAAAAGAAGCTTGGGATTTTGTAAAATGA
- a CDS encoding glycoside hydrolase family 130 protein → MDPILKRHPLSPLFAPNPMHLWESKYVFNPAVVYDGELFHMLYRAQGADMVSRMGYAVSTDGIKWNRMENPVFEPKENNEMYGVEDPRLTHIDGKYYMTYTAYSPENISIALASTQNFITWKRHGIVIPESPNKDAAIFPEKINGKYVMFHRLEPDMWLAYSDDLIKWNNYTKIASPRKNSWDNVKIGVGGTPIKTEYGWLVLYHGVGEGPRLIYRLGFMLLDLNDPTKILKRSETPCLEPKETWEKFGGVPSVVFSDAIVEYKDQYYVYYGGADNYIALATIKKEEIKNWIEN, encoded by the coding sequence ATGGATCCAATATTAAAGAGACATCCCCTAAGCCCTTTATTTGCCCCTAACCCTATGCATTTATGGGAATCAAAATATGTTTTTAATCCAGCAGTTGTATACGATGGAGAACTTTTTCATATGTTGTACAGAGCTCAAGGTGCAGATATGGTATCAAGAATGGGATATGCAGTAAGTACAGATGGAATAAAATGGAACAGAATGGAAAACCCTGTATTCGAACCAAAAGAAAACAATGAAATGTATGGAGTAGAAGATCCAAGACTCACTCATATAGATGGAAAATACTATATGACATACACTGCATATTCACCAGAAAATATTTCAATAGCACTTGCATCAACTCAAAATTTCATAACTTGGAAAAGACATGGAATAGTAATTCCAGAATCACCAAATAAAGATGCAGCAATATTTCCAGAAAAAATAAATGGAAAATATGTAATGTTTCATAGATTAGAACCAGATATGTGGCTTGCATATTCAGATGACTTAATAAAATGGAATAATTATACAAAAATAGCAAGTCCCAGAAAAAATAGTTGGGATAATGTAAAAATTGGTGTGGGTGGAACACCAATAAAAACAGAATATGGTTGGCTTGTACTATATCATGGAGTAGGAGAAGGTCCAAGATTAATATACAGACTCGGATTTATGCTCTTAGATCTAAATGATCCAACAAAAATTCTTAAAAGAAGTGAAACTCCTTGTCTCGAGCCTAAAGAAACATGGGAAAAATTTGGCGGTGTTCCTTCAGTAGTATTCTCAGATGCAATAGTAGAATATAAAGATCAATACTATGTATACTATGGTGGAGCAGACAATTATATAGCCCTTGCAACGATAAAAAAAGAAGAAATTAAAAATTGGATAGAAAATTAA
- a CDS encoding carbohydrate ABC transporter permease gives MKSKNNLKKREARKGFAISSIYIVYAAIFWGYPFVWLFILAFSKWKYIGTPKFYGLNNFIKVFTDPIFWQSFSNVMNFMIYFIPLVLISSLLFAMGMKRLKYGKTFVGLAFLLANISSGVAYSIMFSKLFSENGPLNQLIDKLFGVKIPWFTNPQFALFSIVLIVLWKFIGYYGLILYSGLNGIPREIYEAAKIDGATKWESFRYITLPLLNPSIVMILVLSITLSFGIFTEPYMITGGGPMRSTLTPMMLMYTTAFNKMNPTYSATMSIIIAIISFGIIWLTRKIIERDVSLT, from the coding sequence ATGAAATCAAAAAATAATCTGAAAAAAAGAGAGGCAAGAAAAGGATTTGCAATATCTTCAATATATATAGTATATGCAGCTATATTTTGGGGCTATCCTTTTGTATGGTTATTCATACTTGCATTTTCAAAATGGAAATACATAGGAACACCCAAATTCTATGGCTTAAACAATTTCATAAAAGTTTTCACAGATCCAATATTTTGGCAATCATTCTCCAATGTTATGAACTTTATGATATATTTTATTCCATTGGTATTAATAAGTTCATTATTATTTGCCATGGGAATGAAAAGGTTAAAATATGGAAAAACCTTTGTGGGATTAGCCTTTCTTTTAGCCAATATATCATCTGGAGTAGCATATTCGATAATGTTTTCAAAATTATTCTCAGAAAACGGCCCTTTAAACCAATTAATAGACAAATTATTCGGAGTTAAAATACCTTGGTTCACAAATCCACAATTTGCTTTATTCTCAATAGTTCTAATAGTTCTTTGGAAATTTATAGGATATTATGGATTAATACTATACTCTGGACTAAATGGTATACCAAGAGAAATATATGAAGCTGCCAAAATAGATGGTGCTACAAAATGGGAAAGCTTTAGATATATAACACTTCCATTATTAAACCCATCAATAGTGATGATACTCGTACTATCTATAACATTAAGTTTTGGAATATTCACAGAACCATATATGATAACCGGTGGAGGACCTATGAGAAGCACATTAACACCTATGATGTTAATGTATACAACAGCATTCAACAAAATGAACCCAACATATTCTGCAACGATGTCAATAATAATAGCTATCATAAGTTTTGGAATAATATGGTTAACAAGAAAGATAATAGAAAGAGATGTGAGTCTCACATGA
- a CDS encoding N(5)-(carboxyethyl)ornithine synthase, with protein sequence MNLGFIIPNYPNERRVALLPEHIENFKENIFIERGFGNNLDISDVEYEKKGCKILSRKEIFDNCEAIFNLKLMQPQDYDFIREGQMIIGWTHPTGSGRGFMENQANVKKLVIVDLDNIYPTIYYDNNKYSIDFIPKNFIRRNSVIAGYASVFQALMAYGKMPDVNTKVAVLSPGNVSQGAYSFISKLGADVRLFYRKTMNEFISEINDYDIIINGIEVDNSDKHIINKKDLERVKKGALIIDAAADAGNAIEGSRYTSIDNPLYKEDRIYFYIVNNAPSLFYRNSSFEISRSFSKHVYSRNLEDFYNVLKRGR encoded by the coding sequence ATGAATTTAGGTTTTATAATTCCAAATTATCCCAATGAAAGAAGAGTTGCACTTTTACCAGAACATATAGAAAATTTTAAAGAGAATATTTTCATTGAAAGGGGCTTTGGAAATAATCTTGATATTTCTGATGTTGAGTATGAAAAAAAAGGCTGTAAAATATTGAGCAGAAAAGAGATTTTTGATAATTGTGAAGCTATTTTTAATTTGAAATTAATGCAGCCTCAGGATTATGATTTTATAAGAGAGGGTCAGATGATAATTGGTTGGACGCATCCAACGGGATCTGGAAGAGGTTTTATGGAAAATCAAGCTAATGTAAAAAAACTTGTTATAGTGGATTTAGATAATATTTATCCAACTATTTATTATGATAATAATAAATATAGTATAGACTTTATACCTAAAAATTTTATAAGAAGAAATAGTGTTATAGCTGGTTATGCTTCTGTATTTCAAGCCTTAATGGCTTATGGAAAAATGCCAGATGTTAATACTAAAGTTGCTGTATTATCTCCTGGAAATGTTTCTCAAGGAGCTTATAGTTTTATTTCTAAACTTGGTGCAGATGTTAGATTATTTTATAGGAAAACTATGAATGAATTTATTTCTGAAATAAATGATTATGATATTATAATAAATGGTATAGAAGTTGATAATTCTGATAAACATATAATTAATAAAAAAGATCTTGAAAGGGTAAAAAAAGGTGCTTTAATAATAGATGCAGCAGCAGATGCAGGAAATGCAATTGAGGGTAGTAGATATACGAGTATTGATAATCCGTTGTATAAGGAAGATAGAATTTATTTTTATATAGTTAACAATGCTCCTTCTTTATTTTATAGAAATTCAAGTTTTGAAATTAGCAGATCTTTTAGTAAACATGTTTATAGTAGAAACTTAGAGGATTTTTATAATGTTTTAAAGAGGGGGAGGTAA
- a CDS encoding DUF1801 domain-containing protein yields the protein MKSKDELAVLEKIEAMDEEYKILAKKVHEIILNSVPDLCPRLWYGMPGYAKSKRDPVLIFHRADKYMTFGLTEHAYFSVEDGKEDNLMECAWFFTELNENTEKKISDIVKKAVL from the coding sequence ATGAAAAGTAAAGATGAATTAGCTGTATTAGAAAAGATAGAGGCTATGGATGAAGAGTATAAAATTTTGGCAAAAAAGGTCCATGAAATAATTTTAAATAGTGTGCCCGATCTTTGTCCAAGACTTTGGTATGGTATGCCGGGTTATGCAAAGTCTAAAAGAGATCCAGTGTTAATATTTCATAGGGCTGATAAGTATATGACTTTTGGTTTGACTGAACATGCTTATTTTTCTGTTGAAGATGGAAAAGAAGATAATTTAATGGAATGTGCATGGTTTTTTACTGAATTGAATGAAAATACAGAAAAAAAGATTTCAGATATTGTTAAAAAAGCTGTTTTATGA
- a CDS encoding ribonuclease H1 domain-containing protein, with the protein MKKYFYAVKNGRIKGVYNTWNECKAQVDGFKGAIFKKFDNEIEAYNFIEDEVMIKFDENNCWKAYIDGSYDSAKKIYGSGVYLFFDDEEHFLSFKGNDERFVSSRNVAGELMACVATIDFCINNSIDKVLIYHDYEGIAKWVNGEWRANKELTKLYKSYMNSVEDKIDIDFVKVKAHSNDVNNDIADRLAKEGIVKGEFVDYL; encoded by the coding sequence TTGAAAAAATATTTTTATGCTGTAAAAAATGGTAGAATTAAAGGTGTTTATAATACATGGAATGAGTGTAAAGCTCAAGTTGATGGATTTAAAGGAGCTATTTTTAAGAAGTTTGATAATGAGATAGAAGCTTACAATTTTATTGAAGATGAGGTTATGATTAAGTTTGATGAAAATAATTGTTGGAAAGCTTATATAGATGGAAGTTATGATAGTGCCAAGAAGATTTATGGTTCGGGAGTTTATTTGTTTTTTGATGATGAAGAACATTTTTTGAGTTTTAAGGGTAATGATGAAAGATTTGTAAGTTCAAGAAATGTTGCTGGAGAGCTTATGGCCTGTGTTGCTACCATTGATTTTTGTATTAATAATTCTATTGATAAAGTATTGATTTATCATGATTATGAAGGGATTGCAAAATGGGTTAATGGTGAATGGAGAGCCAATAAAGAATTGACTAAATTGTATAAATCTTATATGAATAGTGTTGAGGATAAGATTGATATTGATTTTGTTAAGGTTAAAGCTCATTCAAATGATGTCAATAATGATATTGCAGATAGACTTGCTAAGGAAGGTATTGTTAAAGGTGAATTTGTTGATTATTTATGA
- a CDS encoding carbohydrate ABC transporter permease produces the protein MKSKINSIIIHIIMISLALIWIYPYAWLFISSVKPADQIYDNFIPTKFTLEHYKFILNSAEKMDRPFIRGFFNSLFVSLTVTLIVIFTSALISYALTKLQFKGRKQIINFIIFQMVFPSFMFTIPMYILIRNLGLVDTYTSLIVPSMISGWGIFMMQQSFKTTPNDYIEAAKLDGAKDLWIIFKVMMPLNKSAISIVGLFTFIGIWDNFMWPLIVMKDYNKMPLSVLLASFNTQYGAYLGPVLAGSVIQTLPMVIIFILFRKYYLEGISISLK, from the coding sequence ATGAAATCAAAAATAAATAGCATAATAATACATATAATAATGATATCTTTAGCTTTAATATGGATATATCCATATGCATGGCTTTTTATATCATCTGTAAAACCTGCAGATCAAATATATGATAATTTTATACCAACAAAATTCACATTAGAACATTATAAATTCATATTAAACTCTGCAGAAAAAATGGATAGACCTTTCATAAGAGGATTTTTCAACAGTCTATTCGTATCATTAACAGTAACCTTAATAGTAATATTCACATCAGCTTTAATATCATATGCATTAACAAAACTACAATTCAAAGGAAGAAAACAAATAATAAACTTTATAATATTTCAAATGGTATTTCCATCATTCATGTTCACAATTCCAATGTACATACTAATAAGAAATTTAGGCCTTGTTGATACATACACATCATTAATAGTACCAAGTATGATAAGTGGATGGGGAATATTCATGATGCAACAAAGTTTCAAAACAACGCCGAATGACTATATAGAAGCAGCAAAATTAGATGGTGCAAAAGATCTATGGATAATATTCAAAGTGATGATGCCATTAAATAAATCTGCAATATCAATAGTAGGTTTATTCACCTTCATAGGAATTTGGGACAATTTTATGTGGCCTTTAATAGTAATGAAAGATTACAATAAAATGCCTTTATCCGTATTACTTGCAAGCTTTAACACACAATACGGAGCATATCTCGGACCAGTACTTGCTGGGTCTGTAATACAAACATTACCTATGGTAATAATATTTATACTATTTAGAAAATACTATCTTGAAGGAATATCAATATCATTAAAATAA